From Perca fluviatilis unplaced genomic scaffold, GENO_Pfluv_1.0 PFLUV_unplaced_scaf_27, whole genome shotgun sequence, a single genomic window includes:
- the LOC120555207 gene encoding uncharacterized protein LOC120555207 isoform X2, which yields MGQSDSSVKDTADPKMSSSRETEDQVNLQTELTELKSVMTQECFKSAQHLVESWRNQTPPDPKDIHQIFSAFILLISDKDSEFSIKVEDQWSYTALSEQNTDATVKVFLVITGQTFRADQVLLEQVKNMGRSSTWKVETTKNLQECDVIIVFCPILSRVGSDVEAAMREDSVSSGGKPVILVLMHHTRDPDYSTDVRRWSETFQNVVLDVHVLFHETQPGLLRCSRNDRAVKLIQEELKKH from the exons ACTGAGGACCAAGTCAACCTGCAGACAGAACTGACTGAACTGAAAAGTGTGATGACACAAGAATGTTTCAAAT ctgctcaaCATTTGGTGGAAAGCTGGAGGAACCAAACTCCACCTGACCCCAAGGATATACACCAAATCTTCTCTGCTTTCATTTTGCTGATTTCTGACAAAG ACTCAGAGTTTTCCATAAAGGTGGAGGATCAGTGGAGCTACACAGCTCTGTCTGAACAGAACACTGACG CCACAGTGAAGGTGTTCCTGGTCATCACTGGTCAGACCTTTAGAGCTGATCAGGTCCTACTGGAACAAGTGAAGAACATGGGACGGTCATCAACATGGAAGGTGGAGACCACTAAGAACCTGCAGGAATGTGACGTCATCATCGTCTTCTGTCCAATCCTGTCTCGTGTTGGATCAGATGTGGAGGCAGCCATGAGAGAGGATTCAG TGTCATCTGGAGGTAAACCAGTCATTCTAGTGCTGATGCATCACACCAGAGACCCCGACTATTCAACCGATGTCAGAAGATGGTCTGAAACCTTTCAGAACGTCGTGTTGGATGTTCACGTTCTCTTCCACGAGACTCAGCCGGGATTACTGCGCTGTTCAAGAAATGACCGGGCCGTCAAACTAATACAAGAAGAGTTAAAGAAACATTAG
- the LOC120555207 gene encoding uncharacterized protein LOC120555207 isoform X3, which translates to MGQSDSSVKDTADPKMSSSREKTEDQVNLQTELTELKSVMTQECFKSAQHLVESWRNQTPPDPKDIHQIFSAFILLISDKATVKVFLVITGQTFRADQVLLEQVKNMGRSSTWKVETTKNLQECDVIIVFCPILSRVGSDVEAAMREDSVSSGGKPVILVLMHHTRDPDYSTDVRRWSETFQNVVLDVHVLFHETQPGLLRCSRNDRAVKLIQEELKKH; encoded by the exons AAGACTGAGGACCAAGTCAACCTGCAGACAGAACTGACTGAACTGAAAAGTGTGATGACACAAGAATGTTTCAAAT ctgctcaaCATTTGGTGGAAAGCTGGAGGAACCAAACTCCACCTGACCCCAAGGATATACACCAAATCTTCTCTGCTTTCATTTTGCTGATTTCTGACAAAG CCACAGTGAAGGTGTTCCTGGTCATCACTGGTCAGACCTTTAGAGCTGATCAGGTCCTACTGGAACAAGTGAAGAACATGGGACGGTCATCAACATGGAAGGTGGAGACCACTAAGAACCTGCAGGAATGTGACGTCATCATCGTCTTCTGTCCAATCCTGTCTCGTGTTGGATCAGATGTGGAGGCAGCCATGAGAGAGGATTCAG TGTCATCTGGAGGTAAACCAGTCATTCTAGTGCTGATGCATCACACCAGAGACCCCGACTATTCAACCGATGTCAGAAGATGGTCTGAAACCTTTCAGAACGTCGTGTTGGATGTTCACGTTCTCTTCCACGAGACTCAGCCGGGATTACTGCGCTGTTCAAGAAATGACCGGGCCGTCAAACTAATACAAGAAGAGTTAAAGAAACATTAG
- the LOC120555207 gene encoding uncharacterized protein LOC120555207 isoform X4, with protein sequence MTQECFKSAQHLVESWRNQTPPDPKDIHQIFSAFILLISDKDSEFSIKVEDQWSYTALSEQNTDATVKVFLVITGQTFRADQVLLEQVKNMGRSSTWKVETTKNLQECDVIIVFCPILSRVGSDVEAAMREDSVSSGGKPVILVLMHHTRDPDYSTDVRRWSETFQNVVLDVHVLFHETQPGLLRCSRNDRAVKLIQEELKKH encoded by the exons ATGACACAAGAATGTTTCAAAT ctgctcaaCATTTGGTGGAAAGCTGGAGGAACCAAACTCCACCTGACCCCAAGGATATACACCAAATCTTCTCTGCTTTCATTTTGCTGATTTCTGACAAAG ACTCAGAGTTTTCCATAAAGGTGGAGGATCAGTGGAGCTACACAGCTCTGTCTGAACAGAACACTGACG CCACAGTGAAGGTGTTCCTGGTCATCACTGGTCAGACCTTTAGAGCTGATCAGGTCCTACTGGAACAAGTGAAGAACATGGGACGGTCATCAACATGGAAGGTGGAGACCACTAAGAACCTGCAGGAATGTGACGTCATCATCGTCTTCTGTCCAATCCTGTCTCGTGTTGGATCAGATGTGGAGGCAGCCATGAGAGAGGATTCAG TGTCATCTGGAGGTAAACCAGTCATTCTAGTGCTGATGCATCACACCAGAGACCCCGACTATTCAACCGATGTCAGAAGATGGTCTGAAACCTTTCAGAACGTCGTGTTGGATGTTCACGTTCTCTTCCACGAGACTCAGCCGGGATTACTGCGCTGTTCAAGAAATGACCGGGCCGTCAAACTAATACAAGAAGAGTTAAAGAAACATTAG
- the LOC120555207 gene encoding uncharacterized protein LOC120555207 isoform X1: MGQSDSSVKDTADPKMSSSREKTEDQVNLQTELTELKSVMTQECFKSAQHLVESWRNQTPPDPKDIHQIFSAFILLISDKDSEFSIKVEDQWSYTALSEQNTDATVKVFLVITGQTFRADQVLLEQVKNMGRSSTWKVETTKNLQECDVIIVFCPILSRVGSDVEAAMREDSVSSGGKPVILVLMHHTRDPDYSTDVRRWSETFQNVVLDVHVLFHETQPGLLRCSRNDRAVKLIQEELKKH; encoded by the exons AAGACTGAGGACCAAGTCAACCTGCAGACAGAACTGACTGAACTGAAAAGTGTGATGACACAAGAATGTTTCAAAT ctgctcaaCATTTGGTGGAAAGCTGGAGGAACCAAACTCCACCTGACCCCAAGGATATACACCAAATCTTCTCTGCTTTCATTTTGCTGATTTCTGACAAAG ACTCAGAGTTTTCCATAAAGGTGGAGGATCAGTGGAGCTACACAGCTCTGTCTGAACAGAACACTGACG CCACAGTGAAGGTGTTCCTGGTCATCACTGGTCAGACCTTTAGAGCTGATCAGGTCCTACTGGAACAAGTGAAGAACATGGGACGGTCATCAACATGGAAGGTGGAGACCACTAAGAACCTGCAGGAATGTGACGTCATCATCGTCTTCTGTCCAATCCTGTCTCGTGTTGGATCAGATGTGGAGGCAGCCATGAGAGAGGATTCAG TGTCATCTGGAGGTAAACCAGTCATTCTAGTGCTGATGCATCACACCAGAGACCCCGACTATTCAACCGATGTCAGAAGATGGTCTGAAACCTTTCAGAACGTCGTGTTGGATGTTCACGTTCTCTTCCACGAGACTCAGCCGGGATTACTGCGCTGTTCAAGAAATGACCGGGCCGTCAAACTAATACAAGAAGAGTTAAAGAAACATTAG